In Gopherus flavomarginatus isolate rGopFla2 chromosome 5, rGopFla2.mat.asm, whole genome shotgun sequence, one DNA window encodes the following:
- the PPM1A gene encoding protein phosphatase 1A isoform X2: MGAFLDKPKMEKHNAQGQGNGLRYGLSSMQGWRVEMEDAHTAVIGLPNGLDGWSFFAVYDGHAGSQVAKYCCEHLLDHITSNQDFKGSDGPPSVESVKSGIRTGFLQIDEHMRVISEKKHGADRSGSTAVGVMISPQHTYFINCGDSRGLLCRNRKVHFFTQDHKPSNPLEKERIQNAGGSVMIQRVNGSLAVSRALGDFDYKCVHGKGPTEQLVSPEPEVYEIERSEEDDQFIILACDGIWDVMGNEELCDFVRSRLEVTDDLEKVCNEIVDTCLYKGSRDNMSVILICFPNAPKVLPEAVKREAELDKYLESRVEEIIKKQGEGVPDLVHVMRTLATESIPNLPPGGELASKRSVIEAVYNRLNPYRNDDASGLSRNCCNFGHSRL; encoded by the exons ATGGGAGCATTTTTAGACAAGCCAAAGATGGAGAAGCATAATGCCCAAGGGCAGGGTAATGGGCTACGTTATGGGCTAAGTAGTATGCAAGGTTGGCGAGTTGAGATGGAGGATGCACATACAGCTGTTATTGGTTTGCCAAATGGACTTGATGGATGGTCATTTTTTGCGGTATATGATGGGCATGCTGGATCCCAGGTTGCCAAGTACTGCTGTGAGCATTTATTAGATCACATCACAAGCAACCAGGATTTTAAAGGGTCCGATGGACCACCCTCTGTGGAAAGTGTAAAGAGTGGAATCAGAACAGGTTTTCTGCAAATTGATGAACATATGAGAGTAATCTCTGAGAAGAAACATGGTGCAGATAGAAGCGGGTCAACAGCGGTGGGTGTCATGATTTCTCCTCAACACACTTACTTCATCAACTGTGGAGACTCAAGAGGTTTACTTTGTAGAAACAGGAAGGTTCACTTCTTCACACAAGATCACAAACCAAGTAATCCACTGGAGAAAGAGCGTATACAGAATGCAGGTGGTTCTGTAATGATTCAACGTGTGAATGGCTCTCTTGCTGTGTCTAGAGCTCTTGGGGACTTTGATTACAAATGTGTCCATGGGAAAGGCCCTACAGAGCAGCTTGTCTCACCTGAGCCTGAAGTTTACGAAATTGAGAGATCAGAAGAAGATGATCAGTTTATCATACTGGCTTGTGATGGTATCTGGGATGTTATGGGAAATGAAGAGCTCTGTGACTTTGTAAGATCCAGACTTGAAGTCACTGATGACCTTGAGAAAGTTTGCAATGAGATAGTCGACACCTGCTTGTACAAG GGAAGTCGAGACAACATGAGTGTGATTTTGATCTGTTTTCCAAATGCACCAAAGGTATTGCCAGAGGCGGTGAAGAGAGAGGCAGAGTTGGACAAGTACCTGGAAAGCAGAGTAGAAG AGATCATAAAGAAGCAGGGTGAAGGAGTACCAGACTTAGTCCACGTGATGCGTACGTTAGCAACTGAGAGCATCCCAAACCTCCCGCCAGGGGGTGAATTGGCAAGCAA ACGGAGTGTGATTGAAGCTGTTTATAACAGACTGAACCCCTATAGAAATGATGATGCT TCTGGATTATCCAGAAACTGCTGTAATTTTGGGCACTCCAGACTTTAA
- the PPM1A gene encoding protein phosphatase 1A isoform X1, which yields MGAFLDKPKMEKHNAQGQGNGLRYGLSSMQGWRVEMEDAHTAVIGLPNGLDGWSFFAVYDGHAGSQVAKYCCEHLLDHITSNQDFKGSDGPPSVESVKSGIRTGFLQIDEHMRVISEKKHGADRSGSTAVGVMISPQHTYFINCGDSRGLLCRNRKVHFFTQDHKPSNPLEKERIQNAGGSVMIQRVNGSLAVSRALGDFDYKCVHGKGPTEQLVSPEPEVYEIERSEEDDQFIILACDGIWDVMGNEELCDFVRSRLEVTDDLEKVCNEIVDTCLYKGSRDNMSVILICFPNAPKVLPEAVKREAELDKYLESRVEEIIKKQGEGVPDLVHVMRTLATESIPNLPPGGELASKRSVIEAVYNRLNPYRNDDADSASTDDMW from the exons ATGGGAGCATTTTTAGACAAGCCAAAGATGGAGAAGCATAATGCCCAAGGGCAGGGTAATGGGCTACGTTATGGGCTAAGTAGTATGCAAGGTTGGCGAGTTGAGATGGAGGATGCACATACAGCTGTTATTGGTTTGCCAAATGGACTTGATGGATGGTCATTTTTTGCGGTATATGATGGGCATGCTGGATCCCAGGTTGCCAAGTACTGCTGTGAGCATTTATTAGATCACATCACAAGCAACCAGGATTTTAAAGGGTCCGATGGACCACCCTCTGTGGAAAGTGTAAAGAGTGGAATCAGAACAGGTTTTCTGCAAATTGATGAACATATGAGAGTAATCTCTGAGAAGAAACATGGTGCAGATAGAAGCGGGTCAACAGCGGTGGGTGTCATGATTTCTCCTCAACACACTTACTTCATCAACTGTGGAGACTCAAGAGGTTTACTTTGTAGAAACAGGAAGGTTCACTTCTTCACACAAGATCACAAACCAAGTAATCCACTGGAGAAAGAGCGTATACAGAATGCAGGTGGTTCTGTAATGATTCAACGTGTGAATGGCTCTCTTGCTGTGTCTAGAGCTCTTGGGGACTTTGATTACAAATGTGTCCATGGGAAAGGCCCTACAGAGCAGCTTGTCTCACCTGAGCCTGAAGTTTACGAAATTGAGAGATCAGAAGAAGATGATCAGTTTATCATACTGGCTTGTGATGGTATCTGGGATGTTATGGGAAATGAAGAGCTCTGTGACTTTGTAAGATCCAGACTTGAAGTCACTGATGACCTTGAGAAAGTTTGCAATGAGATAGTCGACACCTGCTTGTACAAG GGAAGTCGAGACAACATGAGTGTGATTTTGATCTGTTTTCCAAATGCACCAAAGGTATTGCCAGAGGCGGTGAAGAGAGAGGCAGAGTTGGACAAGTACCTGGAAAGCAGAGTAGAAG AGATCATAAAGAAGCAGGGTGAAGGAGTACCAGACTTAGTCCACGTGATGCGTACGTTAGCAACTGAGAGCATCCCAAACCTCCCGCCAGGGGGTGAATTGGCAAGCAA ACGGAGTGTGATTGAAGCTGTTTATAACAGACTGAACCCCTATAGAAATGATGATGCT GACTCTGCATCAACTGATGATATGTGGTAA